The Crocosphaera subtropica ATCC 51142 genome includes a window with the following:
- a CDS encoding ribbon-helix-helix domain-containing protein, with protein sequence MVKKSLIRTTVTLPKSLLEETDIRVKEGKAKNRNDFIALALQKELEQLKREEIDSLLAEMTQDPEYQSQVLQMEAEFAGGSWEAWEIGEQS encoded by the coding sequence ATGGTGAAAAAATCTCTAATCCGTACCACAGTAACTTTACCTAAAAGTCTGCTAGAAGAAACTGATATAAGAGTCAAAGAAGGTAAAGCTAAAAATCGCAATGATTTCATTGCATTAGCCTTACAGAAAGAATTAGAACAGCTAAAAAGAGAAGAAATTGACAGTCTATTAGCAGAAATGACTCAAGATCCTGAGTACCAATCCCAAGTATTGCAAATGGAAGCCGAATTTGCTGGAGGAAGTTGGGAAGCTTGGGAGATAGGGGAACAATCTTAA
- a CDS encoding BrnA antitoxin family protein produces MNGHHKFSQLTKKFSEDRKAEISQKTAQLKTKMDSTLEEREKQLLAMSDKAIDTSDIPELDDTFWENAKVVKPMPKTAVSIPLDDDIIEWFKKQGKSYPTLINSVLRSYINTQQNKID; encoded by the coding sequence ATGAATGGACACCATAAATTTTCCCAACTAACTAAGAAGTTTTCTGAAGACCGCAAAGCTGAAATTTCTCAAAAAACGGCTCAACTGAAGACAAAAATGGACTCTACATTAGAAGAAAGAGAAAAACAATTATTAGCAATGTCAGATAAAGCCATTGACACATCGGACATTCCCGAATTAGATGATACTTTTTGGGAAAATGCAAAAGTAGTTAAACCCATGCCTAAAACTGCCGTTTCTATTCCTTTAGACGACGATATTATAGAGTGGTTTAAAAAGCAAGGAAAAAGCTATCCAACACTGATTAATTCTGTGCTTCGCTCTTATATTAATACCCAACAAAATAAAATAGATTAA
- a CDS encoding class I SAM-dependent methyltransferase has protein sequence MTQNLNTQSNNLITQDYQFTQTWFLNVCQYWPELFSRLGWNSKEPKMILEIGCFEGQATCWMLENLIDNENSQIFCLDIFEVPEEEQTGQYKYDLKDLFQRFIHNVSVTGKEDLVQVLVGDSKYNLSQLVSHELSFDFIYVDGSHDAKDVLADAILGWMLLKKGGLMIFDDYLWEFFEQDIVSAPKMGIDSFINCYSREIRIIRTPQNYQVCLLKK, from the coding sequence ATGACACAAAATCTTAACACTCAATCAAATAACTTAATAACTCAAGATTACCAATTTACGCAAACTTGGTTTTTAAATGTTTGTCAATATTGGCCAGAGTTGTTTAGTCGCCTTGGTTGGAATAGTAAAGAACCTAAAATGATTCTCGAAATTGGGTGTTTTGAAGGTCAAGCAACTTGCTGGATGTTAGAAAACTTAATTGATAACGAAAATTCACAAATCTTTTGTTTAGACATTTTTGAAGTACCAGAAGAAGAACAAACAGGACAGTATAAATATGACTTGAAAGATTTATTTCAGCGATTTATTCACAATGTTAGTGTCACTGGTAAAGAAGATTTAGTACAAGTTTTAGTAGGAGATTCTAAGTATAACTTGAGTCAATTAGTTTCTCATGAACTCAGTTTTGACTTTATTTATGTAGATGGTTCTCACGACGCTAAAGATGTTTTAGCAGATGCTATTTTAGGTTGGATGTTGCTAAAAAAAGGTGGTCTGATGATTTTTGATGATTATTTATGGGAATTTTTTGAACAAGATATTGTCTCAGCACCCAAAATGGGAATAGATAGTTTTATTAACTGCTATTCTAGAGAAATACGCATTATTAGAACTCCTCAAAACTATCAAGTTTGTTTACTAAAAAAATAA
- a CDS encoding type II toxin-antitoxin system PemK/MazF family toxin has product MQRGQIYDARLEPIEGSEQGGTRPVIIVSRDGINAYSPVVLAVPCTTYRDNKRVYPTQVLIRAGEGGLTNDSIAMADQVRVLSKTRFLRLRGTLKSETIKQLNQALSIALDLI; this is encoded by the coding sequence ATGCAACGAGGACAAATTTATGATGCTCGTCTCGAACCCATCGAAGGTTCTGAACAAGGAGGAACTCGCCCCGTCATTATCGTTAGTCGTGATGGGATTAATGCCTATAGTCCCGTGGTGTTAGCTGTTCCTTGCACAACCTATCGAGACAATAAACGAGTTTATCCGACACAAGTGTTAATCAGAGCCGGAGAAGGTGGGTTAACTAATGATTCTATCGCTATGGCAGATCAAGTTAGAGTATTATCAAAAACCCGTTTTTTACGTCTGAGAGGAACCCTCAAATCTGAGACAATTAAGCAATTAAATCAAGCTTTATCAATTGCTTTAGATTTAATTTAA
- a CDS encoding type II toxin-antitoxin system HicB family antitoxin — MKFQVIFTYDPEYEAYVAEAVSLPGCVSQGKTMDEAITNIKDAIQGYLYVEEKHGNYRFSEKF, encoded by the coding sequence ATGAAATTTCAGGTTATTTTTACTTACGATCCAGAATATGAGGCTTATGTTGCTGAAGCCGTATCCTTACCCGGTTGCGTTAGTCAAGGTAAAACGATGGATGAAGCCATTACAAATATAAAAGATGCCATTCAAGGTTATCTTTATGTCGAGGAAAAGCATGGTAATTATCGTTTTTCTGAGAAATTTTAG
- a CDS encoding glycosyltransferase family 2 protein, protein MRVSIVTATTGNPLLKQAIESVQAQDYDNLEHIIVIDGKEREEAANQVLSSVTFTKPYHILTLPYPTGLDGYVCHRIYGASAYLVNGDYIVFLDDDNWFEPYHISSLVDLVYSKNLDWAYALRNIVNSDGEFITQDNCESLGKDRVFTDYHHVDTNCYFIRKDIAVKLSPTWHKRYRESGLNADMILCDNLLRYFPNCDTNGLYSVNYRTDATEKSVKSSFFLYGNSLVKSQLPDGYPWRKELPNYQEELKDNLQLREINLITFPDWKINDSELLKEDLNSIIKTILNHPEKTKINLLIFVPESLREEVEVFLWDLMLSFMEDNQLESDLPEITLVSEMSPVRWSYLITFLSGYVKINHQDTNVLSQTVQDKLNALSPEEISKNKLSDVQIVTI, encoded by the coding sequence ATGCGAGTATCTATCGTAACAGCAACAACAGGAAATCCATTACTTAAACAGGCTATTGAGAGTGTTCAAGCACAAGATTATGACAATCTTGAACACATCATCGTTATTGATGGTAAAGAACGAGAGGAAGCAGCGAATCAAGTTTTAAGTAGTGTCACATTCACTAAACCATATCACATCCTAACTTTACCTTATCCTACAGGCTTAGATGGTTATGTATGTCATAGAATTTATGGTGCATCAGCTTATTTAGTGAATGGGGATTATATTGTATTTCTTGATGATGATAATTGGTTTGAACCTTATCATATTTCTTCTTTGGTAGACTTAGTTTATAGTAAAAATTTAGATTGGGCTTACGCTCTACGTAATATCGTCAATTCTGATGGAGAGTTTATTACACAAGATAATTGTGAAAGCCTAGGAAAAGATCGAGTTTTTACTGATTATCATCATGTTGATACTAATTGTTACTTTATTAGAAAGGATATTGCCGTTAAACTTTCTCCTACTTGGCACAAGAGATACCGAGAGTCAGGTCTTAATGCAGATATGATTTTATGCGATAACTTATTAAGGTATTTTCCTAACTGTGACACAAATGGTTTATATTCAGTCAACTATAGAACTGATGCCACAGAAAAATCGGTTAAAAGTTCATTTTTTCTCTATGGTAATTCTTTAGTGAAAAGTCAATTGCCTGATGGATATCCTTGGCGAAAAGAATTACCAAATTATCAGGAGGAACTAAAAGATAACTTACAATTAAGAGAAATAAACTTAATTACTTTCCCTGATTGGAAAATTAATGACTCTGAGTTGCTAAAAGAAGACTTAAACAGTATTATCAAGACTATTTTGAATCATCCTGAAAAAACAAAGATAAACTTATTAATTTTTGTTCCAGAGTCTTTGAGAGAAGAAGTAGAAGTATTTCTCTGGGATTTAATGCTGAGTTTTATGGAAGATAATCAACTAGAATCAGATTTACCAGAAATCACTTTAGTTTCTGAAATGAGTCCTGTTCGTTGGTCATATTTAATAACTTTTCTTAGTGGCTATGTGAAAATCAACCATCAAGATACTAACGTACTTTCTCAAACAGTTCAAGATAAACTAAACGCTTTAAGCCCTGAAGAAATTAGCAAAAACAAACTCAGTGATGTACAAATAGTTACTATCTAA
- a CDS encoding type II toxin-antitoxin system HicA family toxin, producing the protein MSKLPVISGKECIKALKKVGFVVFRQRGSHITMIREDPQCQVTIPNHKTVAKGTLRAIIRQADLTVDEFTKLL; encoded by the coding sequence ATGAGCAAATTACCAGTTATCTCTGGAAAAGAATGTATTAAAGCCTTAAAAAAAGTCGGTTTTGTCGTGTTTAGACAAAGAGGAAGTCACATTACCATGATAAGAGAAGATCCTCAATGTCAAGTTACTATTCCTAATCATAAAACAGTTGCTAAAGGAACATTACGAGCAATTATTAGACAAGCAGATTTAACAGTTGATGAATTCACAAAACTATTATAA
- a CDS encoding type IV pilin-like G/H family protein has protein sequence MNNKFNSTFKANLLKTIANKKGNKGFTLIELLVVVIIIGVLAAIALPNLLGQVGKARESEAKSTLGAMNRAQQTVFAEKGGFADSLADLEVPVGNEKFYVIDVDAAGLQIANGAMNTDNSTDGSLEDIGANANGKNGTRDYIAGIGYDPLNRIFDSVVCRADNSAAMKTAKYVLASGGTDDPANAGVTTTDNVVVNCQGTTEEVK, from the coding sequence ATGAATAACAAATTTAACTCTACCTTCAAAGCTAACTTACTCAAAACCATCGCTAACAAAAAAGGTAATAAAGGTTTCACCTTAATCGAATTATTAGTTGTTGTTATTATTATCGGTGTATTAGCGGCTATCGCTCTCCCCAACCTCCTAGGACAAGTGGGTAAAGCTCGTGAATCTGAAGCTAAGAGTACCCTCGGTGCAATGAACCGCGCTCAACAAACTGTATTCGCTGAAAAAGGAGGATTTGCTGACAGTCTTGCTGACTTAGAAGTTCCTGTTGGTAACGAGAAATTTTATGTAATTGACGTTGACGCTGCTGGTCTTCAAATTGCTAACGGTGCAATGAATACAGATAATTCTACTGACGGCTCACTAGAGGATATTGGTGCTAATGCTAATGGCAAAAATGGAACTCGTGACTATATAGCCGGTATTGGTTACGATCCCCTCAATCGTATCTTTGACTCTGTGGTTTGTCGTGCTGATAATAGTGCTGCTATGAAAACTGCTAAGTATGTTCTAGCATCTGGTGGTACTGACGACCCTGCAAATGCCGGCGTAACAACTACAGATAACGTTGTAGTGAACTGTCAGGGTACGACTGAAGAAGTTAAGTAA
- a CDS encoding type II toxin-antitoxin system VapC family toxin codes for MTFLNSRYLHQKAVEVGQKLLTSNKIQLIHVDEDLFFQGWDVFEKYEDKSYSLTDCISFVVMHKLDINEVLTFDNHFRQAGFKNYLISREMLFSVMVESPPRRCCSSRLRLQGFFSYH; via the coding sequence ATGACTTTTTTAAATAGTCGTTATTTGCATCAGAAAGCTGTTGAAGTTGGTCAAAAATTACTCACCAGTAATAAGATTCAATTGATTCATGTTGATGAGGATTTATTTTTTCAAGGATGGGATGTTTTTGAAAAATATGAGGATAAATCTTATTCATTAACTGACTGTATCTCATTTGTAGTGATGCACAAACTAGACATTAATGAGGTTTTGACTTTTGATAACCATTTTAGACAAGCTGGATTCAAAAATTACCTAATTAGTCGTGAGATGTTGTTCAGCGTTATGGTAGAGAGTCCGCCACGTCGCTGTTGCTCCTCGCGGCTTCGGCTTCAGGGTTTTTTTAGTTATCATTAA
- a CDS encoding tRNA (5-methylaminomethyl-2-thiouridine)(34)-methyltransferase MnmD: MVENKFTPKITDDGSYTFFSDQFEELFHSHSGAKQEAQYKFIEPCQIKEKTTIKDTIKILDICYGLGYNTAACLETIWAINPDIKIELFALENNINVPLQAIDANLLNNFSSSVINILTTLANNDKIETKTFKGQLLLGDARQTIQTVINQNFQADAIFLDPFSPPKCPQLWTVEFTELVSQCLGKEGYLATYSCAASVRTALQLTGLKIGATRSVGRRSPGTIANWNGNNLPPLSQQETEHLQTRAAIPYRDPTLKDTAQSIKKRRQKEQDSSSLEPSSHWKKRWFN, translated from the coding sequence ATGGTAGAAAATAAATTTACACCAAAAATAACTGATGATGGATCTTATACTTTCTTTTCTGATCAATTTGAAGAGTTATTTCACTCCCATTCAGGAGCAAAACAAGAAGCACAATATAAGTTTATAGAACCTTGTCAAATCAAAGAAAAAACAACGATTAAAGATACTATAAAAATCCTTGATATTTGTTACGGATTAGGGTATAATACAGCAGCTTGTTTAGAAACAATTTGGGCGATTAATCCTGATATAAAAATAGAATTATTTGCCTTAGAAAATAATATTAATGTCCCCTTACAAGCCATAGATGCAAACTTATTAAATAATTTTTCTTCATCTGTTATTAATATATTAACAACCCTAGCTAATAATGATAAAATTGAAACAAAAACCTTTAAAGGACAATTATTATTAGGAGATGCAAGACAAACGATCCAAACAGTCATTAATCAAAACTTCCAAGCGGATGCTATTTTTTTAGATCCCTTTTCTCCTCCAAAATGTCCTCAACTGTGGACAGTAGAATTTACAGAATTAGTATCTCAATGTTTAGGAAAAGAGGGTTATTTAGCCACTTATTCCTGTGCTGCTTCCGTGAGAACTGCCCTACAATTAACAGGGTTAAAAATAGGAGCAACTCGAAGCGTCGGAAGGCGATCGCCGGGTACCATTGCTAACTGGAATGGTAATAATTTACCCCCTTTATCCCAACAAGAAACAGAACATCTACAAACCCGTGCCGCCATTCCCTATCGAGATCCAACCCTAAAAGATACTGCCCAAAGCATTAAAAAAAGAAGACAAAAAGAACAAGATAGTAGTTCACTAGAACCCAGTAGTCATTGGAAAAAAAGATGGTTTAATTAA
- a CDS encoding tetratricopeptide repeat protein produces MSIQLTSLETEAQQALNEQQYQAAISLYHQCLETESDRLNDYWYLGLAYFLNQQEEEAQEAWMMPLLSGQLDDHPNWEQALISILDNAIERTCSQDNLLMGKRLQKVIQEIDPDYHNHKLTTAIETKTKVLLEEGIIAAFEKRFRDANVRFLAILQLDDTLSDVWKNLAMIYCKTEDYPQAHRAIQRAIALKSDESSYHHWQGLILEKLGYVDLGITSFKQAIKLNPKNLDAYASLGLILTKQGKIAEAEATYLQAIANFPEHYGCYLNLANLLLDQAKDENHCPPRRFEDIIRFYQKVLEFYENHSFALLGLAEVYQLAQNEEEALWYFASSAYYSAEYESAVEYYTKYIDKNPNNVTAYSNLLTTYEKLRDYDQAIEIGEKSLQQFPTNRGLYKLLIYLYHTLGDIESASAIVARAEKAIPNDAFIQRLKQWLLPITYNTTEEIELYRQRFTDYLHQLIDNSGIDQPETLTQDKIAQLTNSLAEQTNFYLQYQGKNDKPLQQKYGEYAHKVLSLKFPHFVQPRSLEPGLPDRKIRVGYVSACMYHHTVGTLFLGWLKQANRDKFSIHSYAINGKTDAKTQKYSLYSDTFDHIPTNNDLTKIAETILNDKLDILVFPDVGMVPMMTLLAGLRLAPIQCVAWGHPITTGSPTMDYFLTSDWMEAENGEDHYTEKLIRLPNISIPYEMPRLPKVSDPRSKFNLSNSAVVYLSCQSIYKYLPQYDYIFARIASEVPNAQFAFLESNNSPKITEQFSNRLKRAFAEVGLNSEDYCVILPRLSHDEYLSVNLVSDVFLDTLSWSGGNTTLEALACNLPVVTCPGEFMRGRHAYAILKTLGVEETITHSEEDYIAMAVKLGHDPQWRQELKAKIRANHHRLYEDQIAVDALERFYEQAVKDFQALQA; encoded by the coding sequence ATGTCTATACAGTTAACTTCCTTAGAAACCGAAGCACAACAAGCTTTAAATGAACAGCAATATCAAGCGGCCATTTCCCTTTATCATCAATGTCTAGAAACGGAAAGCGATCGCCTCAATGATTATTGGTATTTAGGGTTAGCTTACTTTCTAAACCAACAAGAAGAAGAAGCGCAAGAAGCGTGGATGATGCCTTTATTATCGGGACAGTTGGACGATCATCCTAACTGGGAACAAGCGTTAATTAGTATTTTAGACAATGCCATTGAGCGGACTTGTTCCCAAGATAATCTTCTGATGGGAAAACGGCTACAAAAAGTAATTCAAGAGATTGACCCTGACTATCACAATCACAAGCTAACAACAGCCATAGAGACTAAAACTAAGGTTCTTTTAGAAGAAGGAATTATTGCAGCTTTTGAGAAACGTTTTCGGGATGCCAATGTTCGATTTTTAGCAATTCTACAATTAGATGACACTTTATCTGATGTTTGGAAAAACCTTGCAATGATTTATTGTAAAACCGAAGACTATCCACAAGCTCATCGAGCGATTCAACGAGCGATCGCCTTGAAATCAGATGAGTCATCTTATCACCATTGGCAAGGGTTAATTCTGGAAAAATTAGGCTATGTTGACTTAGGGATAACTTCCTTTAAACAGGCAATAAAACTCAATCCTAAGAATTTAGATGCTTATGCTAGTTTAGGACTAATTTTGACAAAACAAGGAAAAATTGCTGAAGCAGAAGCAACTTATTTACAGGCGATCGCCAACTTTCCTGAGCATTATGGTTGTTATTTGAATTTAGCTAATCTTTTATTAGACCAGGCCAAAGACGAAAATCACTGTCCACCGAGGAGATTTGAAGATATTATTCGTTTTTATCAGAAAGTTCTAGAATTTTATGAAAATCATAGTTTTGCTTTATTAGGATTAGCAGAAGTTTATCAGTTAGCCCAGAACGAAGAAGAAGCGTTATGGTATTTTGCTAGTTCAGCTTATTATTCTGCTGAATATGAATCTGCTGTTGAATATTACACAAAATATATCGATAAAAACCCGAATAATGTCACCGCTTACTCTAATTTATTAACAACGTATGAGAAGTTAAGAGACTACGATCAAGCCATTGAGATTGGAGAAAAGAGTCTCCAACAGTTTCCCACAAATAGAGGATTATATAAGCTTTTGATCTATCTCTACCATACTTTAGGAGATATTGAGTCTGCTTCAGCAATTGTTGCTAGGGCTGAAAAAGCCATACCTAATGATGCTTTTATTCAAAGACTAAAACAATGGTTGTTGCCCATTACTTATAACACAACCGAAGAAATTGAGCTTTATCGTCAGCGTTTTACTGATTATCTCCATCAATTAATCGATAATTCAGGGATTGATCAACCAGAAACCTTGACCCAAGACAAAATTGCTCAACTAACCAATTCTTTAGCTGAACAAACTAATTTTTATTTACAATATCAAGGGAAAAATGATAAGCCTTTACAGCAAAAGTACGGTGAATATGCTCACAAAGTCTTGAGCTTAAAGTTTCCTCATTTTGTTCAACCCCGATCCTTAGAACCTGGTTTACCTGATCGCAAAATCAGAGTTGGCTATGTGTCAGCCTGTATGTATCATCACACCGTTGGGACTTTATTTTTAGGTTGGCTAAAACAAGCGAATCGCGATAAGTTTAGCATTCATAGTTATGCTATCAATGGTAAGACCGATGCAAAAACCCAGAAATACAGCCTTTACAGTGATACGTTTGACCATATACCCACCAATAATGATCTCACCAAGATTGCAGAAACTATTCTCAACGATAAGTTAGATATCCTAGTCTTTCCTGATGTGGGTATGGTTCCCATGATGACTTTATTAGCAGGGTTGAGATTAGCTCCTATTCAATGTGTGGCTTGGGGACATCCTATTACTACCGGTTCTCCGACAATGGATTACTTTTTAACCTCTGATTGGATGGAAGCTGAGAATGGAGAAGATCACTATACGGAAAAGTTAATTAGGCTACCTAATATTAGTATTCCTTACGAAATGCCTCGTTTGCCTAAAGTATCTGATCCCAGAAGTAAGTTTAATCTCTCTAATTCTGCCGTTGTTTATCTATCCTGTCAGTCTATTTATAAATATCTACCCCAATACGACTATATTTTTGCTCGTATTGCTTCAGAAGTTCCTAACGCTCAATTTGCCTTTTTAGAATCCAACAATAGTCCTAAAATCACTGAGCAGTTTTCTAATCGTCTGAAACGTGCCTTTGCTGAAGTTGGTCTGAATAGTGAAGACTACTGTGTTATTCTGCCTCGCTTAAGTCATGATGAGTATCTCTCAGTGAACTTAGTTTCTGATGTTTTCCTAGATACCTTGAGTTGGTCAGGAGGTAATACCACTTTAGAAGCACTGGCCTGTAATTTACCCGTTGTGACTTGTCCAGGAGAGTTTATGCGAGGTCGTCATGCTTACGCTATCTTAAAAACCCTAGGAGTTGAAGAAACCATTACTCACTCAGAAGAAGACTATATTGCTATGGCGGTTAAGCTAGGACATGATCCCCAATGGCGACAGGAACTGAAAGCAAAAATTAGAGCTAATCATCATCGACTTTATGAAGATCAAATAGCTGTTGATGCTTTAGAACGTTTCTATGAGCAAGCAGTCAAGGATTTTCAAGCTTTGCAAGCTTAA
- a CDS encoding type II toxin-antitoxin system RelE/ParE family toxin, which produces MRWVVLFHDEFVREFNEFAEEVQDELLAYVKLLEVRGPSLRRPHADTLKGSRHANMKELRFKVDQGVWRVAFAFDPKRQAIVLVAGNKAGGNEKRFYKQLILKADQRFDFHLSELKNTGE; this is translated from the coding sequence ATGAGATGGGTTGTTTTATTCCATGATGAGTTTGTCAGAGAGTTCAATGAGTTTGCAGAAGAGGTTCAGGATGAATTATTAGCCTATGTCAAGTTGTTAGAAGTCAGGGGGCCGAGTCTTCGGAGACCTCATGCTGATACCCTTAAAGGATCTCGTCATGCCAACATGAAGGAACTTCGCTTTAAAGTCGATCAGGGAGTTTGGCGAGTTGCATTTGCCTTTGATCCAAAACGACAAGCTATTGTATTAGTGGCAGGTAATAAAGCTGGAGGGAATGAAAAGCGTTTTTACAAGCAACTGATTCTAAAAGCCGATCAACGATTTGATTTTCATCTTAGTGAGTTGAAAAACACAGGAGAATAA
- a CDS encoding nucleotidyltransferase family protein, which yields MRKCESINFICTFDESDIDFLMDIEPGHSLLDRIGLIQELEDLLECKVDVAKPQILHETIREKILKECISL from the coding sequence GTGAGGAAATGTGAGTCAATTAACTTTATTTGTACTTTTGATGAAAGTGATATTGACTTTTTGATGGATATAGAACCAGGACATAGTTTATTAGATCGGATAGGGTTAATACAAGAATTAGAAGACTTACTCGAATGCAAAGTTGATGTGGCTAAACCGCAAATTCTTCATGAAACGATTCGTGAAAAAATTTTAAAAGAGTGTATTTCATTATGA
- a CDS encoding type II toxin-antitoxin system RelE/ParE family toxin, with amino-acid sequence MDAKKAIPNNAFIKKIKQWLLPIIYDTTQAIDGYRNRFTNYLTRIQQGNFSRVESVGEGVFECRIDFGPGYRVYFGQEGEVIIILLTGGIKKDNKKISNKLKNFG; translated from the coding sequence ATGGATGCAAAAAAAGCCATACCCAATAATGCTTTTATCAAAAAAATCAAACAATGGTTATTACCGATTATCTACGATACAACACAAGCAATTGATGGTTATCGCAATCGTTTTACGAATTACTTAACCCGTATCCAACAAGGCAACTTTTCTCGTGTAGAAAGTGTTGGTGAAGGAGTTTTTGAATGTCGCATTGATTTCGGGCCGGGTTATCGTGTTTATTTTGGACAAGAAGGGGAGGTGATTATTATTCTTTTAACAGGGGGAATAAAAAAAGACAACAAAAAGATATCCAACAAGCTAAAAAACTTTGGTTAG
- a CDS encoding XRE family transcriptional regulator, whose protein sequence is MAKKLEDIMQNLSQERQKKIEARTQELIAEEMTLRDIRKARELTQERMAELLKIRQDSVSRLEKRSDLLLSTLRSYIEAMGGELELTAKFPDRPPVKLTGLAELE, encoded by the coding sequence ATGGCGAAAAAGCTTGAAGATATTATGCAAAACCTATCTCAAGAACGGCAGAAAAAAATTGAAGCGAGAACTCAAGAACTCATTGCTGAAGAGATGACCCTTCGAGATATAAGAAAAGCCAGAGAACTAACTCAAGAACGGATGGCAGAATTACTCAAAATTCGTCAAGATAGTGTTTCTAGACTGGAAAAACGCAGCGATTTGCTTCTTTCTACCCTTCGCAGTTATATCGAAGCAATGGGGGGAGAACTAGAGTTAACCGCTAAATTTCCTGATCGACCTCCTGTAAAATTAACAGGGTTAGCAGAACTTGAATAA
- a CDS encoding PIN domain-containing protein codes for MNANASCFLDTNIWLYAFLKKADQAKAKIAKSLIEREEIVISIQVINEVCVNLNDY; via the coding sequence ATGAACGCTAATGCTTCTTGTTTTTTGGATACTAATATTTGGCTGTATGCTTTTCTGAAGAAAGCTGATCAAGCAAAGGCAAAAATTGCTAAATCCTTAATTGAGCGTGAAGAAATAGTAATTAGCATTCAAGTCATTAATGAAGTATGTGTTAACTTAAACGATTATTAA
- a CDS encoding type II toxin-antitoxin system HicB family antitoxin: MTKITKNERTVFLYPDEDGYIIAEVPSLPGCISQGETRQEALQNIQEAITLHLEVLEERGELIPEDNIEITSVKL; the protein is encoded by the coding sequence ATGACGAAAATAACAAAAAACGAAAGAACAGTTTTTCTTTATCCTGACGAAGATGGTTACATTATCGCAGAAGTTCCAAGTCTTCCAGGTTGTATTAGTCAAGGAGAAACTCGTCAAGAAGCTCTGCAAAATATTCAAGAAGCGATTACACTTCATTTAGAAGTATTAGAAGAAAGAGGTGAATTAATTCCAGAGGATAATATAGAAATAACATCAGTTAAACTATGA
- a CDS encoding four helix bundle protein, whose protein sequence is MTKEPIRSHKDLKSYQKAFFAAMKIFELSKNFPKDEKYSLTDQIRRSSRSVCANLAEAWRKRRYEAAFVAKLNDSEAEAAETQTWLDFAVECKYLREETGKELSSIYDEILAILVKIINNPSPWLLKKR, encoded by the coding sequence ATGACAAAAGAACCCATTAGAAGCCATAAAGATTTGAAATCGTATCAAAAAGCTTTTTTCGCAGCTATGAAGATTTTTGAATTATCTAAAAATTTTCCTAAAGATGAAAAATACTCTTTAACTGACCAAATTCGTCGTTCGTCCCGTTCAGTCTGTGCTAATCTAGCTGAAGCTTGGCGCAAACGTCGATATGAAGCAGCTTTTGTGGCGAAACTTAATGATAGTGAAGCCGAAGCAGCAGAAACGCAAACATGGTTAGATTTTGCTGTAGAGTGCAAATACTTAAGAGAGGAAACAGGTAAAGAATTATCGAGTATCTATGACGAAATTCTGGCTATTTTAGTCAAAATAATTAATAATCCCTCACCTTGGTTATTAAAAAAGCGTTAA